Proteins from a single region of Streptomyces sp. TN58:
- a CDS encoding SRPBCC family protein → MVRRLRPVGLDFIDDAPVRLVFAAQASAPPEAVYHALADEVEGWPRWFRAVTLARPLYGGAGREIGLLGGVRMQETVMAAEPERRYAYRVDTTNAPGVRALLEEWRLTPAGSGTHVRWTFAADGPAAFRLVLTVARPGLGHSFRTAVRTLDARLTAPRASGR, encoded by the coding sequence ATGGTTCGCCGACTCCGCCCGGTGGGGCTGGACTTCATCGATGACGCGCCGGTCCGGCTGGTGTTCGCCGCGCAGGCGTCGGCGCCGCCCGAGGCCGTCTACCACGCGCTCGCCGACGAGGTGGAGGGCTGGCCGCGCTGGTTCAGGGCGGTGACGCTGGCCCGCCCGCTGTACGGCGGGGCGGGCCGCGAGATCGGGCTGCTGGGCGGGGTGCGCATGCAGGAGACGGTCATGGCGGCGGAGCCCGAACGGCGTTACGCGTACCGGGTGGACACGACCAACGCGCCCGGTGTCCGGGCCCTGTTGGAGGAGTGGAGGCTCACTCCGGCCGGATCGGGCACGCACGTGCGCTGGACGTTCGCGGCGGACGGCCCGGCCGCGTTCCGCCTGGTCCTGACCGTCGCCCGGCCCGGCCTGGGCCACTCCTTCCGCACAGCCGTCCGTACGCTGGACGCCCGCCTCACCGCCCCCCGCGCGTCCGGCCGTTGA